GCACACCACGGTATTATCCCCACCCGCAACGCGTTTCAGCTGTCCGCACTAACGGAAGCCGAGCGTAACGTTTATCTGCTCATCCGCCGTAACTATCTGGCCCAGTTCCTGCCCCTGCACGAGTCTGATATCACCCGCCTGCAGTTTGACATCGGCGGACAGCTGTTCCGCACCACGGGGCGGACGGAGGTCATTAAGGGCTGGAAAGCCCTGTTTGAAAAGGCCGGTGATGATGAGCCGCAGGAGGAGGATGACGCGGCAGTGGCCCTGCCGCCGCTTGCCCGGAATGACCGCTGCGCCGTGACCGGTGCGGAGGTGACGCAGCTGATGACCCGCCCGCCGGCGCACTACACCTTTGCCACGCTGATTGGTGCCATGATGAACGCGGCAGCATTCGTCACCGACATCGCACTGCGTAAAGTGCTTAAAGACAACGCAGGCCTGGGCACCGAAGCCACCAGGGCGGGTATTGTTGAGCAGTTGCTGAACCGACGCTTCATTGAGCGGAAAGGCAGCAAGGTCATGACGACCGAACTGGGCGCCGATGTGATCGATGCCCTGCCGCCCCAGCTGACCGAGCCGGGCATGACGGCACTGTGGGAGCAGGCGCTGGACGAGGTTGCCGCCGGGCGCATGTCACTGGAGGACTTCCTGCATCGGCAGGCTGGCTGGACGCGCAACCTGGTCAGCCTGGGGGCACAGCAGCAGGTCCGCATCCGCGTGCCCCCCACGCCTCCCTGTCCGCTGTGCAGCGGGAAAACGCGCCTGCGTAAGGGGGAGAAAGGCGAGTTCTGGAGCTGCCTGCGCTATCCGGCATGCAAAGGTGTCATCAACATCGGCAGCACCAAAAAGAAACGTCCGCGCAGGGCTAAGTCTCCTGAATCAAAGAAGAATTAATCCGCCGACTCCGATTGCGGGTCGTCAGGGGCTTTGCTATTGTGACCCCGGCTCTGAAGCCGCACCCCGTGACTGCGGGTTCCGTCAGCATCTAATGCATGTGCTGGCGGAATACAGTCTGACCGGTCCCGTCCACACCTGAACGGGAGCCGGTAAGGCACAAAAACTCCGTGAAACCCGTGCCGGGCCCTTTCAGCCTGCGGAGCCACTGCGTTACGCAGATTAACCTCAGGTCGATGGTGCAGACCTCAGAAGGCGGTGCCGCAGGGCACCGCTTTTTTATTTTGGTGTACTGATGATTTTTTGCACGCTGCGGCGTTGACAACCGCAGCGCCAGAATGAATGATAATGAGGCTTATCGTTGTCGTTCCGACAACTGCCAATGCCTGGGTGATTTGAGACAGGCGCCTTCGGGTAATCACAGCCAATGCCACATTAACCTGAGAGTGGCGCCTTCGGGTGGTTTAAACCTGTTAACCTTTGCAAACAGGGACCTGATAACCAGGTTAAGGTCCATTTCACCAATTCAGCCAGTCGGCAACCCTTGCTGACCTCCCTGCGGGAAACACTTCCCGTACGGGACAGATGTTTCTCCGCAACCTGTTCAGTTTTTACTCCGGAGAAACCATCATGACTGCAAACACTGCCACCCCTGCTTCAAACGACTCTGCTTCTGGTACTCAGCAGAAAAAAGAGTTTTTCAACCTTAACGTCAGTGGTATCGGCTATCTCAGTTCGATACGCCGCGTACAGGGCCCCAACGGCGAATTCACCTGCGCTGTTATCAATGCCCTGACCGGTCCGACGGACAATGCGTCTTATACCCGTTTCGATGTCACCATCGCGGGAGCAGAGACCACCAAACTTATCAACCGCTGCCAGAAGGCCGTTGATGAAGAAGAAAAGGTGCTGACTGGCTTCGTGCTGAGCGGACTGAAAGCCGATGTGTTTACCCTGCAGTCGGGGGAGCACGCCGGTGAAAGCCGCCCTTCCCTGAAGGCCCGCCTGATTAAGGTGGAGTTCATCAAGAAAGGACAGGACGTCGTTTATCAGGCCCCCAATGCTTCCCAGACGCCGGAATCCGGTTCATCGGCTCCGAAAGAGTACGATGCGAACTCATTCTAAGCGTCACGGACACACCACCGGAACACATCCCGGTGGGTGTGCTCCTCTCAACCCCATTCTTAAGAGGAAATCATTATGTCCGCACGCGGCGTCAACAAGGTGATTATTGTCGGTCACTTAGGGCAGGACCCTGAAGTACGTTACATGCCAAATGGTAATGCAGTGACCGGATTAAATCTGGCCACATCTGAAACCTGGCGTGATAAACAGACCGGTGAAAACCGTGAAAATACTGAATGGCATCGTGTCGTGCTGTTTGGCAAGCTGGCTGAGGTGGCCGGTGAATACCTGCGCAAGGGTTCACAGGTGTATATCGAAGGTCAGCTGCGCACCCGAAAATGGACGGACAACAGCGGCACTGACCGCTGGACAACCGAAATCGTTGTAGGGGTAAACGGAACGATGCAGATGCTGGGCGGTGGTCGTAACAACGGCACCAGTACCACTGGAAACAATGCGCCGTCAGGTCAGCAGAGTGGCTGGGGCGAGCCTCAGCAACCTCAGCAGACACCGTCAGCGCCACGAAATACGGCGAATGAGCCACCGATGGATTTTGACGACGATATTCCGTTTGCGCCGCTCGGGCTCAGTATCCCGAACCATGCGTTATACGCGATTTCATAATACTAATGCCGGTTATTCCGGCATTTTCTTTAACGATAACAGCAGGGTTGATTGAGCAGATCTGATCAATTTTGACTGTCACCCTTTTCTCTGACAGACTCAGGTGCTACCTCATTTCTGAGTTTCAGGAGGGATTATGACAACCCGATATGACAGTGACTTTTATGGCTGGACCAGAGAACAGGCAGATTTGCTGCGCTCAGGCAAGCTCGCACAACTGGACACTGTGAACCTTCTGGAGGAAATCGAAAGTATGGGCAACAGCCAGAGGAATGAGCTGGAATCCAGACTGGAGGTTCTGTTTCTTCATTTACTGAAGTGGACATTCCAGCCCTCCCACAGGGGAAAAAGCTGGCAGCTCACCATAGCAGAACAACGACGGAAAATTGAACGTCGCCTGGCGAAAAGTCCAAGTCTGAAACATGATCTGGATGAAATAGCCCTGGATGCTTATGGTGATGCCATTTTGTCTGCGGCGCGTGAAACAGGCATGGATGAACATGTTTTTCCTGAGTCCTGCCCCTGGTCGGTTGAACAGGCAATGACGCATGATTTCTTTCCAGGCTGACTGATATACATCGATGATAAAGCCAGCTTTTTGCTGGCTTTTTTTTTGGGTAATTCATTCCCATCTGGATGCCACTGAGCCAGCCGGATGTACTGCCACTGGGGCAGACTTTCATGTGTTTGCCGATAACGCCATCAGACCATAAAACTGGCTTTTATGGTCTGACGGCGTTGCCCCGAAGGGGATCTTTGCATCATGGTGACATATTTACCGGTATTCCCTGTACACGCACAGAAGCAGAATAGTCAGCATCCTGTTTCTGAGGTCGTCTGCTATGTCACGTTATGCCGGAGCGAAAAAGAATCTCAGGTTATCGAATATCACCTGGATCATCTCTCTTTTTGATTTCCTGGTGGTTGTGATACCTGCTGCAGTGATGTTTATGTTAATTGTGTTGTTGTGCATATTCAGGGGAACGTATGCTGAGAGGGGCTGTTCCCCGGTGCCCTCATCACACAATCAGCCCCTCACTGAACAGCAGATAAACACTGACTGTGCACGCCGCACTGGCATCATTACCCCCGCTGAATAATTGGGATAAAACCGCACTAGTGCGCTGTTGGTGACAGCTGTCCCGATCCATCCTTAACCTGCCCGACTGACTCCGCGCTGTTTTTCTTCAGCTCCGGGAAAGAGTTTCGCATTGCCCGCATTTTCATCACCGCCAGAATAGCACTCCTGACTAAGACTATTCCTGGGGTAGATCCTGATGGCAGTACCTTCACGACGCGCGACAAACGGTGCCGGACTGCTCGCCTGCTCCGTCCTGCTGGCCGGCTGCAGCCACACGGTTTCGGACACCGCATCCTATCCTGCCGGGCGCTATCAGCAGCCCGCCCGTTTTGATGATATTTACCGCACCCGCGTACCTGAAGTTGTGCGCTATGACCGCTACACGCTGGCCAGTACGCGTCCGGACGATGCGCAGCGCGACCCGCTCAGCCAGATAATTGATATCACCATGCCGTCGCAGCTGGTCAGCACCGTCGGCGAAGGGTTCCGCTATCTGCTGCTGGAGTCAGGGTATTCACTGTGCTCAGCCACTTCTTCAGCATTTTCGGAACTTCTCAGCCGTCCGCTGCCTGCGGTGCAGCGCGATATCGGCCCGGTGAAGCTCAGTGAAGCCCTGCAGATTGTGGCCGGACCGGCCTGGCGACTGAAGGTGGATGAAGTTAACCGCGAAATCTGCTTTGAACTGCGGGATCAGTACCGCAGCTTCGCCGCACCTTTACTGGTTCCGGTCTCACTGGCATCACAGCATGCGTCCGTCAGTCTTCCGCCTGTCATACCATCCGCTCGGACT
This genomic stretch from Pantoea cypripedii harbors:
- a CDS encoding single-stranded DNA-binding protein, with the protein product MSARGVNKVIIVGHLGQDPEVRYMPNGNAVTGLNLATSETWRDKQTGENRENTEWHRVVLFGKLAEVAGEYLRKGSQVYIEGQLRTRKWTDNSGTDRWTTEIVVGVNGTMQMLGGGRNNGTSTTGNNAPSGQQSGWGEPQQPQQTPSAPRNTANEPPMDFDDDIPFAPLGLSIPNHALYAIS
- a CDS encoding STY4534 family ICE replication protein, which gives rise to MTANTATPASNDSASGTQQKKEFFNLNVSGIGYLSSIRRVQGPNGEFTCAVINALTGPTDNASYTRFDVTIAGAETTKLINRCQKAVDEEEKVLTGFVLSGLKADVFTLQSGEHAGESRPSLKARLIKVEFIKKGQDVVYQAPNASQTPESGSSAPKEYDANSF
- a CDS encoding DUF29 domain-containing protein, with the protein product MTTRYDSDFYGWTREQADLLRSGKLAQLDTVNLLEEIESMGNSQRNELESRLEVLFLHLLKWTFQPSHRGKSWQLTIAEQRRKIERRLAKSPSLKHDLDEIALDAYGDAILSAARETGMDEHVFPESCPWSVEQAMTHDFFPG